The Nitrospiria bacterium genome includes a window with the following:
- a CDS encoding ATP citrate lyase citrate-binding domain-containing protein, which translates to MAKVLEGPGMGLLKKWGMTVPGYVVVTSTNQLDQAASNGTWLTESRLVVKAHEAIGSRMKQGLVKVDLDWSGAKQAAKEMLGKGLGGGMTVSQVIVSEMIPHKDEYYISVKSTREGAELLLANVGGIEIESNWERIQKLPIPIGENPSKEALADLAKRAGFGKDLAPKIAEFSAKLYQCYDHEDAQYLEINPLVLRSNDQELVALDAVTLLDADARFRHPDWDFAFAAEFGRPYSENERAVMEVDSKIKGSVKFIEIPGGDTALLPAGGGASVFYTDAVVALGGKPANYSEYSGDPPDWAVEVLTEKVCALPNIKRIIVGGAIANFTNVKKTFAGIIAGFRKAKADGKLDGVEIWVRRGGPFEKEGLAAMKALEVEGFLIHVFDRNTPLTDIVDMSLKKEATTSGSSPHKKAGSTAVRSAKAGEARQ; encoded by the coding sequence GCTTACAGAGTCCCGTTTGGTTGTGAAGGCCCATGAGGCGATCGGATCCCGGATGAAGCAGGGCCTGGTGAAGGTGGACCTGGATTGGTCGGGAGCGAAGCAGGCGGCCAAGGAAATGCTGGGGAAGGGCCTCGGCGGGGGGATGACCGTTTCTCAGGTCATCGTCTCGGAAATGATTCCTCACAAGGACGAATATTATATCTCGGTCAAGTCGACGCGGGAAGGGGCGGAACTGCTCCTGGCCAACGTGGGCGGAATCGAGATCGAGTCAAATTGGGAACGGATCCAGAAACTCCCCATCCCGATCGGGGAGAATCCCTCCAAAGAAGCGCTGGCGGATTTGGCCAAGCGGGCCGGGTTCGGCAAAGATCTGGCCCCGAAGATTGCGGAGTTTTCCGCCAAGCTATACCAATGCTATGACCATGAGGACGCTCAGTACCTTGAGATCAATCCGCTCGTACTGCGTTCGAACGACCAAGAGCTCGTGGCGCTCGATGCGGTGACCTTGTTGGACGCGGATGCCCGGTTCCGTCATCCGGACTGGGACTTTGCGTTCGCGGCCGAGTTCGGCCGGCCTTATTCCGAGAATGAGCGGGCGGTGATGGAAGTGGATTCCAAGATCAAGGGCTCGGTCAAATTCATCGAGATCCCAGGCGGTGATACGGCCCTGCTTCCGGCCGGAGGCGGCGCCAGCGTCTTCTACACCGACGCGGTCGTGGCCCTGGGTGGAAAACCGGCGAATTATTCCGAGTACTCCGGCGATCCTCCCGATTGGGCCGTCGAGGTTCTGACCGAGAAGGTCTGCGCTCTACCCAACATCAAGCGGATCATCGTGGGCGGCGCGATCGCCAATTTCACCAACGTCAAAAAGACTTTTGCCGGCATCATCGCCGGATTCCGAAAAGCGAAGGCCGATGGAAAGCTTGACGGCGTCGAGATCTGGGTTCGCCGTGGAGGTCCCTTTGAAAAAGAGGGATTGGCGGCCATGAAGGCACTGGAGGTCGAGGGATTTTTGATCCATGTCTTTGATCGCAATACGCCCCTGACGGACATCGTGGACATGTCGTTGAAGAAAGAAGCGACGACGTCCGGCTCCTCCCCCCATAAAAAAGCCGGATCGACGGCCGTGCGAAGCGCGAAGGCCGGGGAGGCGCGACAATGA
- a CDS encoding citrate/2-methylcitrate synthase: MSIIADRTTRVVIQGGPAGVNAARRMAEFCHLAKAPLTVQAFVFPPDAGKINEVPFGSEIVSIPVYKTVADAVADHPDINTSLVYVGPDRAFGAAREALNIDSIRLVSMITEGVPEKDTKLLSRAAREKGKVFNGPSAIGIISAGECRLGVIGGAFDNLVLSKLYRPGSFGVITKSGGLSNEIIWICSQFADGITTAIGIGGDAYPGSDYVTYLEMFEKDPKTHAVVIVGEMGGDLEERAADWYGAKKRRIKLMAVISGFCQEVLPKGMKFGHAGAKEGMKGEGGARNKADRLREAGAIVPATFGGLGPAIKEVYQELIAKGVVKEAPAAEPEALPKLPKTIEESRKSGEVFVEPLVKTTISDDRGEEPLYYGYAASELINKGYQIPHVIGLLWNKKLISPQEAEIVKRIVMLSADHGPAVSGALTTIIAACAGISMSQAVAAGLIMIGPRFGGAVTDAGKWFKYAVENKLSVDDFLNYMKSNVGPVPGIGHRVKSVKNPDKRVKELVNYVKSQNLFTPHLDFALEVEKVTTAKKDTLILNVDGTIAAVLVDLGFPVESLNGFFILARTIGLIGHWIDQKQQGSRLIRLFDYLVNYAAPKKKEVPPLK, from the coding sequence ATGAGCATCATAGCCGATCGCACGACGCGCGTGGTGATCCAAGGCGGACCGGCCGGTGTGAATGCGGCCCGCCGGATGGCCGAGTTCTGTCATCTGGCCAAGGCCCCGCTGACGGTCCAGGCCTTCGTTTTTCCTCCGGATGCCGGAAAGATCAACGAAGTCCCTTTCGGAAGCGAGATCGTCTCGATCCCTGTTTACAAGACCGTGGCCGATGCGGTTGCCGATCATCCGGACATTAACACCAGCTTGGTTTATGTCGGTCCCGACCGGGCTTTCGGCGCGGCCCGTGAGGCGCTGAACATCGATTCGATCCGTCTGGTTTCAATGATCACGGAAGGGGTTCCCGAGAAGGACACCAAGCTTCTTTCGCGCGCGGCCCGGGAAAAAGGAAAGGTTTTCAACGGACCGTCCGCCATCGGGATCATCTCGGCCGGCGAATGCCGCCTCGGCGTGATCGGCGGCGCGTTCGACAATTTGGTGCTGAGCAAGCTTTACCGGCCCGGCTCCTTCGGGGTGATCACAAAATCCGGAGGCCTGTCCAACGAGATCATCTGGATCTGCAGCCAGTTCGCCGATGGGATCACGACCGCGATCGGAATCGGCGGGGACGCCTATCCGGGGTCGGATTACGTGACTTACCTCGAGATGTTCGAGAAGGACCCGAAAACCCATGCCGTTGTGATCGTGGGCGAGATGGGGGGAGACCTGGAAGAGCGCGCGGCCGACTGGTATGGGGCGAAGAAGCGCAGGATCAAGCTGATGGCGGTCATCTCGGGCTTCTGTCAGGAAGTGCTGCCGAAGGGAATGAAGTTCGGCCATGCCGGCGCCAAGGAAGGGATGAAGGGCGAGGGCGGCGCGCGGAACAAAGCCGACCGACTGCGGGAGGCCGGGGCGATCGTGCCGGCCACTTTCGGAGGGCTCGGTCCCGCGATCAAGGAAGTCTATCAGGAACTCATCGCAAAAGGCGTTGTCAAAGAAGCTCCCGCCGCGGAGCCGGAGGCCCTGCCCAAGCTTCCCAAGACGATCGAGGAATCCCGCAAGAGCGGCGAGGTTTTTGTGGAACCGCTCGTCAAAACCACGATCTCGGATGATCGCGGCGAGGAGCCGCTCTATTACGGGTACGCCGCCTCCGAGCTGATCAACAAGGGCTACCAGATTCCCCACGTCATCGGCCTGCTCTGGAATAAAAAACTGATCAGCCCGCAGGAGGCCGAGATCGTCAAGCGGATCGTCATGCTGTCGGCCGACCATGGACCGGCTGTTTCCGGAGCGCTCACGACGATCATCGCGGCCTGCGCCGGGATTTCAATGTCCCAGGCGGTGGCGGCCGGCCTGATCATGATCGGGCCGCGATTCGGCGGCGCCGTTACGGATGCGGGCAAATGGTTCAAGTACGCCGTCGAAAACAAGCTTTCGGTCGACGATTTTTTAAACTATATGAAATCCAACGTGGGCCCCGTTCCCGGGATAGGTCACCGTGTAAAAAGTGTAAAGAATCCTGATAAAAGGGTCAAAGAGCTCGTGAATTACGTGAAGAGTCAGAATCTCTTCACGCCGCATCTGGATTTTGCTCTGGAGGTCGAAAAGGTCACCACGGCCAAGAAGGACACCCTGATCCTGAACGTCGATGGGACGATCGCGGCCGTTTTGGTCGACCTCGGTTTCCCGGTCGAAAGCCTAAACGGTTTTTTTATTTTGGCGCGAACGATTGGCCTTATCGGACACTGGATCGATCAGAAACAGCAGGGCAGCCGCCTGATCCGGTTGTTTGATTATCTGGTAAACTACGCAGCCCCGAAAAAGAAGGAAGTCCCGCCGCTCAAATAG
- a CDS encoding aconitate hydratase codes for MSLEVIKKLYASMPDKLTKARKKFGRPLTLTEKILVAHADNLETQAWERGKAQLLLRPDRVAMQDATAQMALLQFIQAGKKKVAVSSTVHCDHLIRAQSGAKEDVQRAIDENKEVYNFLRSASRKFGIGFWKPGAGIIHQVVLENYAFPGALLIGTDSHTPNGGGLGMLAIGVGGADAGEVMAGLPWEVLHPKLIGVRLTGRLQGWSSPKDVILYLCGLLTVKGGTNKILEYFGPGAETISCTGKGTITNMGAELGATTSIFPFDDKMAAYLNLTERAEWAKLAQAHRDSLTADPEVFKSPEKYYDQIVEINLSELEPHVVGPHTPDLARPISKLMTEAKEKGYPVQLKAALIGSCTNSSYEDISRSAHIAQQGLKAGLKAKTSFLVTPGSERIYHTMIRDGFMKTFEEMGATVLANACGPCIGQWKRSDIQPKESNSIISSYNRNFPGRNDGNAETLSFLSSPEIVTALAFAGTLDFNPVSGTLTAKDGTKIKFEPPRGEELPAKGFAKGEEGYEAPAENGDKLQIEVPPTSERLQLLKPFPRWDGKDFAKLPILIKAKGKCTTDHISPAGPWLKYRGHLDKISDNMFLGANNAFGTEPGRGADVLTGESNLTIAAIARRYKAKGIGSIVVGDENYGEGSSREHAAMSPRFLGVLAVLVKSFARIHETNLKKQGILPLTFADPKDYDKFMQNDRVSVIGLTGLAPAKPVDVIIHNADGKDVKIKANHSLTEQQINWFKAGSALNALS; via the coding sequence ATGTCGCTTGAAGTCATCAAAAAACTTTATGCCTCCATGCCGGATAAGCTGACGAAGGCCCGGAAGAAATTCGGCCGTCCATTGACGCTGACCGAGAAAATTTTGGTCGCGCATGCCGATAATCTTGAGACGCAGGCCTGGGAACGGGGCAAGGCCCAGCTTTTGTTAAGACCGGACCGCGTCGCCATGCAGGATGCGACGGCCCAGATGGCGCTGCTCCAGTTCATTCAAGCCGGAAAGAAAAAGGTGGCTGTTTCCAGCACGGTTCATTGCGATCATCTCATCCGGGCCCAGAGCGGTGCGAAGGAGGACGTTCAGCGGGCGATTGACGAGAATAAAGAGGTCTACAATTTCCTTCGCTCGGCCTCGCGAAAATTCGGAATCGGGTTCTGGAAACCCGGGGCCGGAATTATTCATCAGGTCGTTCTTGAGAATTATGCCTTTCCGGGCGCGCTTCTGATCGGAACGGACTCCCACACCCCGAACGGCGGCGGCCTCGGCATGCTGGCGATCGGCGTCGGCGGGGCGGACGCCGGCGAGGTGATGGCGGGGTTGCCGTGGGAGGTATTGCATCCGAAGTTGATCGGTGTCCGATTGACGGGACGGTTGCAGGGCTGGAGTTCCCCGAAGGACGTCATCCTGTATCTCTGCGGCCTCTTGACGGTGAAGGGCGGTACGAACAAGATCCTGGAATATTTCGGGCCGGGCGCAGAAACGATCTCCTGCACCGGGAAGGGGACGATCACGAACATGGGCGCCGAGCTCGGCGCGACCACCTCGATCTTCCCGTTCGACGACAAGATGGCGGCTTATCTGAATCTGACCGAACGGGCCGAATGGGCCAAGCTGGCACAAGCCCACCGCGATAGTCTCACGGCCGATCCTGAAGTCTTCAAATCCCCCGAAAAATATTACGACCAGATTGTCGAGATCAACCTGTCCGAACTGGAGCCACATGTCGTCGGTCCACACACCCCGGATCTGGCCCGGCCGATCTCCAAGCTGATGACCGAGGCCAAAGAGAAAGGCTATCCGGTCCAATTGAAGGCCGCGTTGATCGGGAGCTGCACGAACTCCTCGTACGAGGACATCAGCCGTTCGGCGCATATCGCGCAGCAGGGACTCAAGGCCGGACTGAAGGCCAAGACAAGTTTCCTTGTCACCCCCGGATCGGAGCGGATTTACCATACGATGATCCGAGACGGCTTTATGAAAACTTTTGAAGAGATGGGTGCGACGGTGCTGGCCAACGCCTGCGGGCCCTGCATCGGACAGTGGAAGCGTTCCGATATACAGCCCAAGGAGTCGAATTCGATCATCAGTTCGTACAACCGCAATTTCCCCGGGCGCAACGACGGAAACGCCGAGACGCTCTCCTTCCTTTCCAGTCCCGAAATCGTGACGGCGCTGGCCTTTGCGGGAACGCTCGACTTCAATCCGGTCAGCGGCACGCTGACGGCGAAGGACGGGACGAAGATCAAATTCGAGCCGCCTCGCGGTGAGGAGTTGCCGGCCAAGGGATTCGCGAAGGGCGAGGAGGGCTACGAAGCCCCGGCCGAAAACGGCGACAAGCTTCAGATCGAGGTTCCTCCCACGAGCGAGCGGCTCCAACTGCTCAAGCCTTTTCCCCGTTGGGACGGGAAGGATTTCGCAAAGCTTCCGATCCTGATCAAGGCCAAGGGAAAATGCACGACGGATCATATTTCGCCCGCCGGGCCGTGGCTCAAGTACCGCGGCCACCTGGACAAGATCAGCGACAACATGTTCCTGGGCGCGAACAACGCCTTCGGCACCGAGCCCGGCAGGGGTGCGGACGTTCTGACGGGGGAATCCAATCTCACCATCGCCGCGATCGCCCGGCGGTACAAGGCGAAGGGGATAGGCTCGATCGTGGTCGGAGATGAAAACTACGGCGAGGGTTCCAGCCGCGAGCATGCCGCGATGTCTCCAAGGTTTCTGGGCGTGCTGGCCGTGCTGGTCAAGAGCTTCGCCCGAATTCACGAGACCAACTTGAAGAAACAGGGCATCCTGCCGCTTACTTTTGCCGATCCGAAGGATTACGATAAATTCATGCAGAACGATCGGGTCAGCGTCATTGGATTGACCGGTCTCGCGCCGGCAAAACCGGTGGACGTGATCATTCACAATGCGGACGGAAAAGATGTAAAGATTAAGGCCAACCACAGTCTGACGGAGCAACAGATCAACTGGTTCAAGGCCGGATCGGCATTGAATGCATTAAGTTAA
- a CDS encoding 4Fe-4S dicluster domain-containing protein, with amino-acid sequence MAERVNESTIGAHGRTITVEIMGRPYSVPEGLTMLRAMWYTGHEVVRGAGCLGGFCGACAVTYRTRDDVRLRNGLACQTVVEDGMSFYLNFSYYPGRKALYDLDQLKDPKQDLFKIYPEATLCRNCNACTEACPQGIDVRDGVWKSVFGDFEKVSEMFMDCVMCGQCIPVCIADIAPNHVALYASRVQGALLTKPPENLSKRVTEIQTGKYAPEWKRILSMNEEDLKAAAQPSK; translated from the coding sequence ATGGCTGAACGCGTGAATGAAAGCACGATCGGCGCCCACGGGCGGACGATCACGGTGGAAATCATGGGACGGCCCTACTCCGTGCCGGAGGGGCTGACCATGCTGCGGGCGATGTGGTACACCGGCCACGAGGTCGTCCGCGGCGCGGGGTGCCTCGGCGGTTTTTGCGGCGCCTGCGCCGTGACGTACCGGACGCGGGATGATGTCCGCCTCCGCAACGGCCTGGCCTGCCAGACGGTGGTCGAGGACGGGATGTCCTTCTATCTGAATTTTTCCTATTATCCCGGCCGCAAGGCGCTTTACGATCTCGATCAACTCAAGGATCCCAAACAGGACCTTTTCAAAATTTATCCCGAGGCGACGCTCTGCCGGAACTGCAACGCCTGCACCGAGGCCTGCCCGCAGGGCATCGACGTCCGGGACGGCGTCTGGAAATCGGTCTTCGGCGATTTCGAGAAGGTCTCGGAAATGTTCATGGACTGCGTGATGTGCGGACAATGCATTCCGGTTTGCATTGCCGATATCGCGCCCAATCATGTCGCTCTTTATGCCAGCCGGGTGCAGGGCGCCCTGCTGACCAAGCCGCCGGAAAACCTCTCCAAACGGGTTACCGAAATTCAGACCGGGAAGTATGCCCCGGAGTGGAAACGGATCCTTTCGATGAACGAAGAAGACCTCAAAGCCGCCGCTCAACCCTCAAAGTAA
- a CDS encoding FAD-binding protein: MTEMIAESKDRVFQGRDERRKQTITSQTPEEKDRLVHAFHPDYKKEEYHRIRIGPNAGERTVREVAELLESDSLLPDDLELTPRYRVDVLVVGGGGAGATAALTAKAQGSEVMLVTKLRLGDSNTVMAQGGMQVAITDDDSPVTHFFDTLRGGHHKNDPNLLKVLVEEGPMAAQWLIQLGVLFDRDENGNLRTKKGGGSTKPRLLTCSDYTGLEIMRVLKDEVLNRQIPVLEFSPVVELLSDADGNCTGAVLKNMDNGQLIVVAARSVILATGGSGRLHIEGFPTSNHFGATGDALVLAYRLGARLSHMDTFQYHPTGSVYPEQLAGALVTEGIRSDGGHLVNRDGRRFINELDTRDVVAAAIIRECAEGRGVKTPAGRVGVWLDVPMIDMLMGEGSISKRFPAMVRQFQRYGIDIRKEPVLVYPTLHYQNGGVAIDVDGQSQVPGLFVAGEASGGLHGRNRLMGNSLLDLIVFGKRAGLAAVKRANKMPAGTLTLSHVTRFRKELEKNNIKPTRVAPIILPDYVRREETAPAAAVKP; this comes from the coding sequence ATGACCGAGATGATCGCCGAATCGAAGGATCGAGTGTTCCAGGGACGCGATGAGCGCCGGAAGCAGACGATCACGAGCCAAACACCGGAAGAAAAGGACCGGCTGGTCCATGCCTTCCACCCGGATTATAAAAAGGAAGAGTATCACCGCATCCGAATCGGCCCCAACGCGGGCGAGCGGACCGTACGGGAGGTGGCCGAGCTTCTGGAATCGGACAGCCTCCTTCCGGACGATCTGGAGCTGACGCCCCGGTATCGGGTCGATGTTCTCGTCGTTGGCGGAGGCGGGGCCGGGGCGACCGCGGCCCTGACCGCCAAGGCGCAGGGCTCGGAGGTGATGCTCGTGACCAAATTGCGACTGGGCGACTCCAACACGGTCATGGCTCAAGGAGGGATGCAGGTTGCAATCACGGACGACGACTCGCCCGTCACGCATTTCTTCGATACCCTTCGCGGCGGGCATCATAAAAACGATCCCAACCTGCTCAAGGTTTTGGTGGAAGAAGGCCCGATGGCCGCCCAATGGCTGATCCAGCTTGGGGTGCTGTTCGACCGGGACGAAAACGGAAATCTCAGAACGAAGAAGGGCGGCGGCAGCACCAAACCCCGTCTTTTGACCTGCAGTGATTATACCGGTCTCGAGATCATGCGCGTGCTGAAGGACGAGGTTTTGAATCGGCAGATCCCGGTTTTGGAGTTTTCGCCCGTCGTCGAATTGCTCTCGGATGCCGATGGAAATTGCACCGGCGCGGTGCTCAAGAATATGGACAATGGACAGCTCATCGTGGTCGCGGCCCGATCGGTCATTCTGGCGACCGGCGGAAGCGGACGTCTCCATATCGAGGGTTTTCCGACGAGCAACCATTTCGGCGCGACGGGCGACGCGCTCGTTCTGGCCTACCGGCTCGGCGCACGGCTCAGCCATATGGATACCTTTCAGTACCATCCCACCGGTTCGGTCTATCCGGAGCAGTTGGCCGGGGCGCTGGTGACGGAAGGGATCCGCTCCGATGGCGGGCATCTCGTCAACCGGGACGGCCGGCGGTTTATCAACGAACTGGACACCCGTGATGTCGTCGCCGCCGCGATCATTCGGGAATGCGCCGAGGGCCGGGGGGTGAAGACCCCGGCCGGACGCGTCGGTGTCTGGCTGGACGTGCCGATGATCGATATGCTCATGGGCGAGGGAAGCATTTCCAAACGCTTCCCGGCGATGGTGCGACAGTTCCAGCGCTACGGAATCGATATCCGGAAAGAACCGGTCCTGGTCTATCCCACGCTGCATTATCAGAACGGCGGCGTTGCGATCGACGTGGACGGGCAGTCCCAGGTTCCGGGCCTGTTCGTCGCCGGGGAGGCCTCCGGCGGGCTGCACGGACGAAACCGTTTGATGGGAAATTCACTGCTCGACCTGATCGTCTTTGGAAAGCGGGCGGGTCTGGCGGCCGTAAAGCGCGCCAATAAGATGCCGGCCGGAACGCTGACGCTGTCCCATGTGACGCGGTTCCGCAAGGAACTGGAGAAGAATAACATCAAACCGACCCGGGTGGCGCCGATCATCCTTCCCGATTACGTCCGTCGGGAAGAAACCGCCCCCGCCGCGGCCGTCAAGCCGTAA
- a CDS encoding circularly permuted type 2 ATP-grasp protein, with protein sequence MKAEPRSRKSTSPSRPFDEMHAPDGSVRDHYRLLDESLRALSASQRTQKRREADRFFHRQGITFSVYGESAGAERLIPFDIIPRIIPAKQWKILAAGLRQRVCALNAFLHDVYHQQEIIKSGRIPPEMVFRNPQYRVEMYGIDVPRDLYIHIAGVDLVHTGENEFYVLEDNLRTPSGVSYMLANRRIMMRLLPDLFARQPIAPVEHYPNLLLETLRSVAPEGVRDPRAALLTPGPFNSAYFEHTFLAQQMGIEVVEAQDLFVKGNAVYMRTTEGPARVHVLYRRVDDDFLDPLVFRPDSILGVPGLLSVYRSGGVTLVNAVGTGVADDKAVYIFVPEMIRFYLGEEPILKNVPTYQLRDPEERAYVLAHLDALVVKEVHGSGGYGMLVGPASSVKEREVFRQRILRNPENYIAQPTLALSTCPTFVESGIAPRHIDLRPFILSGRTIQMVPGGLTRVALREGSLVVNSSQGGGTKDTWVLED encoded by the coding sequence ATGAAGGCGGAACCTCGTTCGAGGAAATCCACCTCGCCGTCGCGTCCTTTCGACGAGATGCATGCGCCGGACGGTTCGGTTCGAGATCATTATCGTCTTTTGGATGAGAGCCTCCGGGCGCTCTCCGCATCGCAGCGGACGCAGAAACGGCGGGAAGCGGATCGTTTTTTTCACCGTCAAGGAATTACTTTCTCGGTATATGGCGAATCCGCCGGCGCCGAACGGCTCATCCCGTTCGACATCATTCCGCGGATCATTCCGGCGAAACAGTGGAAGATTCTCGCGGCCGGCCTCCGTCAGAGGGTTTGCGCCCTCAACGCCTTTCTACACGACGTGTACCATCAGCAGGAGATCATCAAATCGGGGCGGATCCCGCCCGAGATGGTGTTCCGCAACCCGCAATACCGGGTTGAAATGTACGGCATCGACGTGCCGCGCGACCTCTACATTCATATCGCTGGCGTCGACTTGGTTCACACGGGTGAGAACGAGTTTTATGTCCTGGAAGACAATCTCCGGACCCCTTCCGGCGTCTCGTATATGCTGGCCAACCGTCGCATCATGATGCGGCTCTTGCCGGATCTCTTCGCGCGCCAGCCGATCGCGCCGGTGGAACATTACCCCAACCTCCTGCTCGAGACTCTCCGCTCGGTCGCGCCGGAAGGGGTTCGGGATCCTCGTGCGGCGCTCCTCACGCCGGGTCCCTTCAACAGCGCCTATTTTGAGCACACGTTTTTGGCGCAGCAAATGGGAATCGAAGTGGTCGAGGCGCAGGATCTCTTCGTCAAGGGAAACGCGGTCTATATGCGGACGACGGAAGGGCCGGCTCGGGTTCATGTCCTCTACCGGAGGGTCGATGACGATTTTCTGGATCCCCTTGTTTTCCGACCCGATTCAATTTTGGGTGTGCCGGGGCTTCTCTCGGTCTATCGTTCCGGTGGCGTGACCCTGGTCAACGCCGTTGGAACCGGCGTGGCCGACGATAAAGCGGTTTACATTTTCGTCCCGGAGATGATTCGTTTTTATCTGGGAGAGGAGCCCATTTTGAAAAACGTGCCGACGTATCAGCTGCGCGATCCGGAGGAGCGCGCCTACGTGCTGGCCCATCTGGATGCACTGGTCGTGAAGGAAGTTCACGGTTCGGGAGGATACGGTATGCTGGTCGGACCGGCCAGCTCGGTCAAGGAGAGAGAGGTTTTTCGCCAACGGATCCTTCGAAATCCCGAGAACTACATCGCCCAGCCGACCCTGGCGCTTTCAACCTGTCCCACCTTCGTGGAATCCGGAATCGCCCCGCGCCATATCGATCTCCGCCCATTCATCCTGAGCGGCCGCACAATTCAGATGGTGCCCGGGGGTCTCACCCGCGTCGCCTTGCGAGAGGGCTCCCTTGTTGTGAATTCTTCCCAGGGCGGGGGCACGAAAGACACCTGGGTGCTGGAGGACTGA
- a CDS encoding alpha-E domain-containing protein translates to MLLRIADHLYWMGRYIERAEDTARAVEGAYHAALLPKGYALEEWESLLEMLGQRDRFPEPCGSASTLELLRFVILDLENPSSILSSLRSARENGRATCGTISLEAWESLNALWLDLSEIDPSRLISNGTLPLLARVNEGTQLFRSVIQTKLDRDEVFQWIGLGIFLERADYLTRILHARYPFLFKSAKGDAAYYSSMALLRWAGAVDAYRKLYRNGVTPRQVIELLVLNEETQCSLHACLERINTFLCGYSNGTGGKAADVATDLHILFHETRDTDLFGQELSVHLAEVARKLHGLAGEIDRWFQGTPCV, encoded by the coding sequence ATGCTCCTCCGGATAGCCGATCACCTTTACTGGATGGGACGCTATATCGAGAGGGCGGAAGATACCGCGCGGGCCGTGGAGGGGGCTTACCACGCCGCTCTCCTTCCCAAGGGATATGCCCTTGAGGAATGGGAAAGCCTGCTGGAAATGCTGGGCCAGCGCGACCGGTTTCCGGAACCCTGCGGTTCCGCCTCCACGCTCGAACTATTACGGTTCGTGATCCTCGATCTTGAAAATCCATCCAGCATTCTGTCGTCCCTCCGATCGGCCCGGGAAAACGGCCGCGCCACATGCGGAACGATCTCCCTCGAGGCATGGGAAAGCCTGAACGCCCTCTGGCTCGACCTGAGCGAGATCGATCCGTCGCGTCTGATATCGAACGGGACCCTGCCCCTTCTGGCTCGCGTGAATGAAGGGACCCAGCTATTCCGGAGCGTGATCCAGACCAAGCTCGATCGCGACGAAGTGTTCCAATGGATCGGCTTGGGGATTTTTCTGGAGCGCGCCGATTACCTCACCCGGATCCTGCACGCGCGATATCCGTTTCTGTTCAAAAGCGCCAAGGGGGACGCGGCCTATTATTCATCGATGGCTCTTCTCCGGTGGGCCGGGGCCGTGGACGCCTACCGGAAATTGTATCGCAACGGGGTCACGCCGCGGCAGGTGATCGAACTGCTGGTCTTAAATGAAGAGACCCAGTGTTCCCTGCATGCCTGCCTGGAGCGGATCAACACCTTCCTCTGCGGGTATTCAAACGGGACGGGCGGGAAAGCGGCGGACGTCGCGACGGATCTGCACATCCTGTTTCATGAAACCCGGGACACCGACCTCTTCGGGCAGGAGCTGAGCGTCCATCTGGCCGAGGTCGCCCGGAAGCTCCATGGGCTGGCGGGCGAAATCGACCGGTGGTTTCAGGGGACGCCGTGCGTCTGA
- a CDS encoding transglutaminase family protein, with translation MIRHQTIYRYSAPLTRSIQLLRLIPHSDRRQRVQEWRLSLPADAPEYFDAYGNVTRLLIMEGRHDEIKIGVEGLVETSGNVTFPSAVDQRFPPEIFLTETPLTAVDEPLRNFADQHRNEIGSNPFAALQTLMERIRSRVRYVKGTTHVQTTAADVLSQGSGVCQDHSHLFIACCRALGVPARYVSGYVYSDPDHHPEVAMHAWAEAWVDGMGWLSFDVSNGRPAGEMHLRLAIGRDYLDACPVRGVRFGGGDERMEVRVHVATAQQ, from the coding sequence ATGATCCGTCACCAGACCATTTATCGTTACAGCGCTCCGCTCACACGCAGCATTCAGCTTCTCCGTTTGATTCCGCATTCGGACCGGCGGCAGCGGGTTCAGGAATGGAGGCTCAGTCTGCCCGCCGACGCGCCGGAATATTTTGACGCGTATGGAAACGTGACCCGGCTGCTCATCATGGAGGGACGGCATGACGAGATCAAAATCGGCGTTGAAGGTCTGGTCGAGACGTCCGGAAACGTCACCTTTCCTTCGGCCGTGGATCAGCGCTTTCCGCCGGAAATATTTCTGACGGAAACACCGTTGACGGCGGTTGACGAGCCGCTGAGAAATTTTGCCGATCAACACCGGAACGAAATCGGTTCGAATCCCTTCGCCGCTCTCCAGACCCTGATGGAACGGATCCGAAGCCGCGTCCGCTACGTGAAAGGAACCACGCATGTTCAGACGACCGCGGCCGATGTTTTATCGCAGGGAAGCGGAGTCTGTCAGGACCATAGCCATCTTTTTATCGCCTGTTGCAGGGCTCTCGGGGTTCCGGCGCGGTACGTAAGCGGGTATGTCTACTCCGATCCCGATCATCACCCGGAAGTGGCGATGCATGCCTGGGCCGAAGCGTGGGTCGATGGCATGGGCTGGCTCAGTTTCGATGTTTCGAACGGACGACCGGCAGGCGAAATGCATCTTCGTCTCGCGATCGGACGGGACTATCTGGACGCGTGTCCCGTGAGAGGAGTCCGGTTCGGCGGCGGGGACGAACGGATGGAAGTCCGTGTTCATGTGGCGACGGCGCAGCAGTAA